In the Necator americanus strain Aroian chromosome X, whole genome shotgun sequence genome, tctgcaaagccttgcgagcttgGACGTGACTTCTTGGTTCTCTGCGGCTCGTGCTACTCCACGCtcgcgtatcagctcaagagttttaaGAGAAGGatgtctcttggtggttttaaaacccTCAGCCTTcctcgtgcagtcgtgaaggtgttcaaggggccggtcatattcctccaTTGcgaaatcttcccaaaagccggctagtgTAGAGAGGAGATCCCAgctaatgatagttctgggacttCTCTCTCAACTTtccggctttctcttctctcattgtgaaggaaaatcttccttggaggaggcgatggtccaaTCCCgcatagaactttggcacaacagcgacatccgtcaggaaGAATCTTTTACTGACGAAGATGTGGTCGACTTCATtgcggtaccctccaccgggtgactctcACGTTTAGCGTGCggaagagggcttctggaattgcgagttcccatagATGGTCTTAGAACTCATGATGAACTCTTCATCATGAGTTCTAAGACCATCTATGGGAGAGCCTCTTCCCctcttcattccattgtaggccgtcgATCCCGATGTGTAGtccctcaggcgttcttcttgggccaattttggcgttagAATAgtcaattatgaccttgtagaaggcatgatcttccgATAGAACGTCTTCTGGTCCATACTGAatgcttcgacttcttcttctccatagGTTGATGTTAGAAGACGAAGGCAACGAAGATAGCCAAGTTGTCATTCCTGACTCTACCTCGCcgggctttcctccggaatgctccggaacaaatttttcaattccgTCTTCGTGAATATTAACAATCGAAGTTAGCCAGAAATGCGACCAGTTCTAGGCATTTTTCATGATCGGAAGTCAGAAAAATTGCCAGACATTAGTGTTACCTACACTTCTATCTTTAGTGTCCAACGTAATTCTTCAAAGGTGTTGGCTGTTAAGCCGCTGCAGTTAGGCAtcgaattcattcattttctgtcgAGATTAAGACTGCACCTTAAACGTTTGACAAGGCTGGAGAACAGACAGAAAGGAAAAGTAGTTTAATGAAGGGGGTCAAGAATGGTCAGACACCTTGTGCATTTTGTTGATGGGTAAATACTCTAATCTTCACGCACATTATCTTGTAACCGCTGTATGTTTATTTTCTCCAGTAATTACCACATAAATTCAACAATTTCCAGAATGTTTTATAGAAAGCTTCCATGAGTTTACTTTACAGGTAtgcaataaatattaattCACATATTGTCCTTGTATCTCCCAACAGGTCCTAAACATCTTCAACAATGCTGCCAAGTGGAAATAGAAACTTTAGAAAGGTCAATTCTAAATTCCAACAACTCAACGATACAATTTAAACTCACTCATCATTTAATCTTCAACCAGTAACAGCGCGCGGAGTTCCGTTGCCATGATACCATACAGCCCCtggaatttatttcatttttttcttagctcaGTTCACCTATTGCCCCACTCTTCATCCCTCCACCCTCTTACGAGAAATGCTCTCTTCCGCCTCAATCCTTATGTACGTTCCTCATGATCTCCAATTGAAAATTCCCTTCACACATATAGCCCTGACCTTCTCAGTGATGTCCCTTTCGAGATATTCATTCAACAGTACGCAAGGATGAATTGAAGCCGACAgcaaatttaaatatttttgctgCTATAAGCCGTTTTTGGAAAAGAGGTTTATTAAGGAGCACATTACCTGAAACAGCCCAATGGTATCTACCTggtaactttttatttcttcaaatagtCATCGTTTGAGGAATCAAAAAAGCGACAGTGAGTGACGATGATATCTGTGGACATACTGTCGCTTTCATGAAATCTGTGCACAGTATTGTACCATACCTTGAAACCTTCTCTCATTTTGCTTCTTAGAGatggttctgctcatccaaTGCCTCACTGGATGCAAGCTGTCTTTATCGAAACTTTACCAAAATATATTGGAAtaaaaagagcagaagtatTAGACGATATTAGTGATCGAGGAAGCAGCGTGTCGGGAGGTTTGTTCATGAATTCGTTGCTGCCGCTAcatatttcctttcttcactTGTCTGCTTCGAGAAGCCGGTCAACTTCTGGATTCGCGCCGTCCTTCTCCATTCTTTTTGGCTGTGCCAACTTCTGGTTAcgaagatgaaaagaagaagacgagAGGAGAGCACAACAAGGTGGTTTGGGAAACAAGCATAACAAGGGCATAATTAATCTAACAGGCATAATTAGAAGTTTAATTGAATGTGCTTAAGATGCGGTTGTCGCAATTGGCACATCTCCGTGGACTGCATCCCGATTTGATAAGAAGAATGACTGACAACGTTTCATTCATTGCTGACCATTTCCGAGCCATTAAAGAAGAAGACAAGGTAAACTATTTCAAAAGAGTTGTCTGTTCGATAAAATGACTTTCATGTAAAGGTGCCACCTTATTGTGCAGACCAAAGAAAAGTGTTTAAAATTGCACAATTAAAAAGTGTTTAAAACAGCAAATTTATCTCTACAGTACTAATTATGATTCTTTTCGTGGCAAGGTGGAAATTTGCTTACTCCTTTCTCACAAACAGTAGAACTTATCGACTTGACCGCACACTGTCtcgactctttttttttggttccgagcagacgattttttttattttgccgaCAAATATTTTAACTATACCAATGAACCGCATTTTAAGGACGAAAGCAAgagaatgaagaataaagtttCGGTGTTAATTAATCCGGCTTGGATGCGCCACTGCGTGGAtttgaattcagaatcgttagaagtttacgaacatgtaactaaCCTACGCAATTTGCGAGGGCCACCCATAGTATCACGTCAgt is a window encoding:
- a CDS encoding hypothetical protein (NECATOR_CHRX.G23966.T5) translates to MVQSRIELWHNSDIRQEESFTDEDVVDFIAVPSTGDGSAHPMPHWMQAVFIETLPKYIGIKRAEVLDDISDRGSSVSGEAGQLLDSRRPSPFFLAVPTSGYEDEKKKTRGEHNKMRLSQLAHLRGLHPDLIRRMTDNVSFIADHFRAIKEEDKRLITLGMHSSAPIVANVKTYNASTPRLASAVKHHVSFISRRQLCHNRRRQVADDIPEKPQ